One Oryza brachyantha chromosome 3, ObraRS2, whole genome shotgun sequence DNA segment encodes these proteins:
- the LOC102711686 gene encoding branched-chain-amino-acid aminotransferase 2, chloroplastic-like: protein MAAASSASSAKRALLPWARDAHHALTRVLQGSGGGGGGGSSFRGALPTLAAGRWSLLQRRWRSSLPQLDSTVDRSDEDSGGDIDWDNLGFGLTPTDYMYVMRCSLEDGVFSRGQLSRYGNIELSPSSGVINYGQGLFEGLKAYRKSDRQGYMLFRPEENARRMQHGAERMCMPSPSVEQFVHAVKQTVLANRRWVPPQGKGALYIRPLLIGSGPILGLAPAPEYTFLIYAAPVGTYFKEGLAPINLVVEDAIHRAMPGGTGGVKTITNYAPVLKAQMDAKSKGFTDVLYLDAVHKRYLEEASSCNLFIVKDGVVATPATVGTILPGITRKSVIELARDRGYQVEERLVSIDDLISGDEVFCTGTAVVIAPVSTVSYQGQRYEFRTGQDTLSQTLHTTLTSIQMGLAEDKKGWTVAID, encoded by the exons ATGGCGGctgcgtcgtcggcgtcgtccgcgaagcgcgcgctcctcccgtGGGCTCGCGACGCCCACCACGCGCTGACGAGGGTGCTCCagggaagcggcggcggcggcggcggcggcagcagcttCCGCGGGGCGCTCCCGACG CTGGCCGCTGGCAGGTGGTCTCTCCTCCAGCGCCGGTGGAGGTCGTCGCTGCCGCAGCTGGACTCCACCGTCGACAG gtCCGACGAGGATAGCGGCGGCGACATCGACTGGGACAACCTGGGGTTCGGGCTGACGCCGACCGACTACATGTACGTGATGCGGTGCTCGCTGGAGGACGGCGTCTTCTCCCGCGGCCAGCTCAGCCGCTACGGCAACATCGAGCTCAGCCCCTCCTCCGGCGTCATCAACTACGGCCAG GGGCTCTTCGAGGGGCTGAAGGCGTACAGGAAGTCGGACAGACAGGGGTACATGCTGTTCCGGCCGGAGGAGAACGCGCGGCGGATGCAGCACGGCGCCGAGCGCATGTgcatgccgtcgccgtcggtggaGCAGTTCGTCCACGCCGTCAAGCAGACCGTCCTCGCCAACCGGCGCtgg GTGCCGCCGCAAGGGAAGGGGGCGCTCTACATCAGGCCGCTGCTCATCGGTAGCGGCCCGATCCTCGGGCTAGCTCCCGCCCCGGAGTACACGTTCCTCATCTACGCCGCGCCGGTCGGAACGTACTTCAAG GAGGGCCTAGCGCCGATAAACCTGGTCGTCGAGGACGCGATTCACCGCGCCATGcccggcggcaccggcggggTCAAGACGATCACCAACTACGCTCCG GTGCTCAAGGCGCAGATGGACGCCAAGAGCAAAGGGTTCACCGACGTGCTGTACCTCGACGCGGTGCACAAGAGGTACCTGGAGGAGGCCTCCTCCTGCAACCTCTTCATCGTCAAGGAcggcgtcgtcgccacgcCGGCCACCGTCGGAACCATCCTGCCGGGGATCACGCGCAAGAGCGTCATCGAGCTCGCCAGGGACCGCGGCTATCAG GTTGAAGAACGGCTCGTCTCCATCGACGATCTGATCAGCGGAGACGAGGTCTTCTGCACCGGAACAGCGGTGGTAATTGCCCCGGTGTCGACCGTCTCCTATCAAGGGCAAAG GTACGAGTTCAGGACTGGTCAGGACACGTTGTCGCAGACACTGCACACGACTCTGACGTCCATCCAGATGGGCCTGGCCGAGGACAAGAAAGGATGGACAGTGGCAATAGATTAA
- the LOC102712971 gene encoding squalene monooxygenase SE2-like — protein sequence MDAVASSGQFVGVAAATLLAAIFLASVMRWRRRRCQRREAASEGGCRVGGGKGGDRTDIIIVGAGVAGSALAYTLGKDGRRVHIIERDMTEPDRIVGELLQPGGYLKLIELGLEDCVEDIDAQRVLGYALLKDGRNTKLSYPLEKFHSDVAGRSFHNGRFIQRMRQKAASLPNVQLEQGTVTSLLEEGGTVKGVQYKTKSGEELKAYAPLTIVCDGCFSNLRRVLCSPKVDVPSCFVGLVLENCQLPHPNHGHVILANPSPILCYPISSTEIRCLVDIPGQKVPSMATGEMAQYLKSVVAPQIPPELRNSFIAAIDKGSIRTMPNRSMPAAPLPTPGALLMGDAFNMRHPLTGGGMTVAFSDIVVLRNLLKPLRNLHDASSLCKYLESFYTLRKPVASTINTLAGALYKVFCASTDQARNEMREACFDYLSLGGVFSNGPIALLSGLNPRPLSLVAHFFAVAIYGFGRLMLPVPSPKRMWIGARLVSGACGIIFPIIKAEGVRQMFFPATVPAYYRVPPPME from the exons ATGGATGCGGTCGCCAGCTCCGGGCAGTTCGTTGGCGTCGCGGCGGCCACGCTCCTGGCGGCGATCTTCCTCGCCTCGGTaatgcggtggcggcgccgccgctgtcaaCGACGGGAGGCTGCGTCGGAGGGTGGCTGCAGGGTTGGCGGCGGCAAAGGGGGCGACCGGACGGACATCATCATCGTTGGCGCCGGGGTCGCCGGATCTGCGCTCGCCTACACGCTCGGAAAG GATGGGCGACGAGTGCATATTATAGAGCGGGACATGACAGAGCCTGATAGAATTGTTGGTGAACTGCTACAACCTGGTGGCTATTTGAAATTGATTGAGCTGGGTCTTGAGG ATTGTGTTGAAGACATTGATGCTCAGCGTGTCCTTGGTTATGCATTGTTGAAAGATGGGAGAAACACCAAGCTTTCTTATCCCTTGGAGAAGTTTCATTCGGATGTTGCTGGTAGGAGCTTTCACAATGGACGGTTTATACAGAGGATGCGTCAAAAGGCTGCATCTTTGCCTAA TGTTCAATTGGAGCAAGGAACTGTTACATCATTGCTCGAGGAAGGCGGCACAGTTAAGGGTGTTCAATACAAGACAAAGTCAGGTGAAGAGTTAAAAGCCTATGCACCATTGACAATTGTATGTGATGGCTGTTTCTCAAATCTGCGGCGTGTCCTTTGCTCTCCAAAG GTTGATGTGCCATCCTGTTTTGTTGGGTTGGTTTTGGAGAATTGTCAACTTCCTCACCCAAACCATGGTCATGTTATCCTGGCTAATCCTTCACCTATCCTATGCTACCCAATAAGCAGCACTGAGATTCGCTGTTTGGTTGATATCCCTGGGCAGAAGGTGCCTTCCATGGCAACTGGTGAAATGGCACAATACCTCAAGTCTGTGGTTGCACCTCAG attCCTCCAGAACTCCGTAATTCTTTCATTGCAGCAATTGATAAAGGAAGCATAAGGACAATGCCTAATAGGAGTATGCCAGCTGCTCCGCTTCCAACCCCTGGTGCACTTTTGATGGGTGATGCATTCAACATGCGACATCCTTTAACAGGTGGTGGAATGACCGTTGCGTTTTCAGACATTGTTGTCCTACGCAATCTTCTGAAGCCCCTCCGCAATCTGCATGATGCGTCTTCCCTCTGCAAGTACCTTGAATCATTCTATACACTGCGGAAG CCGGTTGCTTCTACAATCAACACATTGGCTGGGGCTCTATACAAAGTCTTCTGTGCCTCAACTGACCAGGCTAGGAATGAGATGCGCGAAGCTTGCTTTGATTACTTGAGCCTTGGAGGAGTCTTCTCAAATGGGCCTATTGCTCTTCTCTCTGGCCTGAATCCTCGGCCCCTGAGTTTAGTAGCCCACTTCTTTGCTGTTGCTATCTATGGCTTTGGACGCCTGATGCTCCCCGTCCCTTCGCCTAAACGCATGTGGATTGGAGCGCGACTGGTTTCA GGTGCATGTGGTATCATCTTCCCAATCATCAAAGCTGAAGGTGTGAGGCAAATGTTCTTCCCTGCTACAGTCCCCGCATATTACAGGGTCCCTCCTCCAATGGAGTAA